One segment of Larus michahellis chromosome 14, bLarMic1.1, whole genome shotgun sequence DNA contains the following:
- the GRIN2C gene encoding glutamate receptor ionotropic, NMDA 2C, with protein sequence MGRAPAHALLLSMVLGCSAAFTDLLLPGPEEPVVNVAVVFGGTSYPLHIRSRLSPQSFLDMPLEIHPITVIVNNTNPSTLLTQICDILASHKIHGIVFEDNVGTEAVAQILDFISSQTQVPVISISGGSAVVLTPKEPGSAFLQLGVSIEQQIQVIFKVLEEYDWGSFAVITSLYPGYNIFLDVIRSFTDASYFGWELQEVLTFEMSQERSSSRTQRLLRQIDAQVLIVYCSRDEAEYLFTMAEQAGLVGPGYVWIVPSLAVGNMEVPPASFPVGLISVVTESWKLSLRQKVRDGVAIIAMGAASFFRAHGYLPEVGWDCWAPARATATNTSFYRHLLNVTWEHRDFSFNEGGYLIRPTMVVISLNQHRLWEMVGKWEKGIIHMKYPVWPRYGSFLQPVADNRHLTVATLEERPFVIVENTDPSTGVCVRNTVPCRKQTNSSQSGDGLVDPYTKLCCKGFCIDILKKLAKAVKFSYDLYLVTNGKHGKIVRGVWNGMIGEVYYKRADMAIGSLTINEERSEIVDFSVPFVETGISVMVARSNGTVSPSAFLEPYSPAVWVMMFVMCLTVVAITVFVFEYFSPVGYNQNLTSGKRPGGPTFTIGKSVWLLWALVFNNSVPIENPKGTTSKIMVLIWAFFAVIFLASYTANLAAFMIQEQYIDTVSGLSDRKFQKPQEQYPPFRFGTVPNGSTERNIRSNYPDMHTHMVKYNQRSVEDALTSLKMGKLDAFIYDAAVLNYMAGKDEGCKLVTIGSGKVFATTGYGIALQKDSRWKRAIDLALLQFLGDGETQKLETVWLSGICQNEKNEVMSSKLDIDNMAGVFYMLLVAMGLSLLVFAWEHLVYWKLRHSVPKSHKLDFLLAISRGIYSCFSGVQTLASPGRAPTPDVTASSAQANVLKMLQAAKEMVSTASVGGSLEQATRTIEDWSSHSERLQTTFSLRTPQLVVQNSTGAHRGPPYSTAPTERLGRASAPKGAPLGLPLPQPIPVDSRLPGEEKWRGTNEHVPRLLHPLKFRDGCAGDETLLGFPHLLVKTTSPGGDIGEQALMGNHIGAPLPPPTSPRDLPPPDIYREHKRPSGRGERLQNTPLLPGDGGQRGSGTLPQLPSAAEKRREVGSPFLPPSCPRGAFPKATRTCRAGGELARPEAAVMEREKPSRWANSARVPGERGEKRCTGGVRRCGAARLPARADVPDLFPEAEAGYGCGPRCPQATSRLAPRSPMVRLPSYREACRQNPRATTTTTPACAPYACMNSYANLPLYLGHLSRGSPLPREHPGVLAGCGRGPGRWAGGCRDCGRRGETALLRAVGTERRDPLVARGVTSPCAGGSWRRVSSLESEV encoded by the exons ATGGGCAGAGCGCCGGCGCACGCTCTGCTACTGTCGATGGTGCTGGGCTGCTCGGCTGCCTTCACGGACCTCCTGCTGCCGGGCCCCGAGGAACCCGTGGTCAACGTGGCCGTGGTGTTTGGGGGTACGTCCTACCCGCTGCACATCCGCTCCCGCCTGAGTCCCCAGAGCTTCTTGGACATGCCCCTGGAGATCCACCCCATCACAGTCATCGTCAACAACACCAACCCCAGCACCCTCCTCACCCAGATCTGCGACATCCTCGCCAGCCACAAGATCCACGGCATCGTCTTCGAGGACAACGTCGGCACGGAGGCCGTGGCCCAGATCCTTGACTTCATCTCCTCCCAGACCCAGGTCCCTGTCATCAGCATCAGCGGGGGGTCTGCTGTAGTCCTGACCCCGAAG GAGCCTGGCTCAGCTTTCCTGCAGTTGGGTGTCTCCATCGAGCAGCAAATCCAGGTGATCTTCAAGGTGCTGGAGGAATACGACTGGGGCTCCTTTGCCGTCATCACCAGCCTCTACCCGGGCTACAACATCTTCTTGGACGTCATCCGCTCCTTCACGGACGCCAGCTACtttggctgggagctgcaggaggtgctCACCTTTGAGATGAGCCAGGAGCGGAGCAGCTCCAGGACACAGCGGCTCCTGCGGCAGATCGATGCCCAGGTCCTCATCGTTTACTGCTCGCGGGACGAAGCCGAATACCTCTTCACCATGGCAGAGCAAGCCGGCCTTGTGGGGCCGGGATACGTCTGGATTGTGCCCAGCCTGGCAGTGGGCAACATGGAGGTGCCACCCGCCTCCTTCCCAGTCGGCCTCATCAGTGTGGTGACGGAGAGCTGGAAGCTGAGCCTGCGGCAGAAGGTGCGGGATGGGGTGGCCATCATTGCCATGGGGGCAGCCAGCTTCTTCCGGGCCCACGGCTACCTCCCGGAGGTGGGATGGGACTGCTGGGCTCCCGCCAGGgccactgccaccaacaccaGCTTCTACCG GCACCTCCTCAATGTGACGTGGGAGCACAGGGACTTCTCCTTCAATGAAGGTGGCTACCTGATCAGGCCCACCATGGTGGTGATATCGCTCAACCAGCACCGGCTCTGGGAGATG GTGGGCAAGTGGGAGAAAGGCATCATCCATATGAAATACCCGGTGTGGCCCCGCTACGGCTCCTTCCTGCAGCCCGTGGCTGATAACCGCCACCTGACAGTGGCCACACTGGAGGAGAGACCCTTCGTTATCGTGGAGAACACGGACCCCAGCACCGGGGTCTGCGTGCGCAACACCGTGCCCTGCCGCAAGCAAACCAACTCCTCCCAGAG TGGCGATGGCCTTGTGGATCCCTACACCAAGCTGTGCTGCAAGGGCTTCTGCATCGACATCCTGAAGAAGCTGGCCAAGGCAGTGAAGTTCTCCTATGACCTCTACCTGGTGACCAATGGCAAACATGGCAAGATCGTCCGTGGGGTCTGGAACGGCATGATTGGTGAG GTGTACTACAAGCGCGCAGACATGGCCATTGGCTCCCTCACCATCAATGAGGAGCGCTCCGAGATCGTGGACTTCTCCGTGCCCTTCGTGGAGACGGGCATCAGCGTCATGGTGGCCAGGAGCAATGGCACCGTCTCCCCCTCCGCCTTCCTGG AGCCCTATAGCCCGGCCGTCTGGGTCATGATGTTTGTGATGTGCCTCACTGTGGTGGCCATCACCGTCTTCGTGTTCGAGTATTTCAGCCCTGTTGGCTACAACCAGAACCTCACCAGCGGCAAGA ggcCAGGAGGTCCCACCTTCACCATCGGCAAGTCGGTGTGGCTGCTGTGGGCTCTGGTCTTCAACAACTCGGTGCCCATCGAGAACCCCAAGGGCACCACCAGCAAGATCATGGTGCTCATCTGGGCCTTCTTCGCCGTCATCTTCCTTGCCAGCTACACTGCCAACCTGGCCGCCTTCATGATCCAGGAGCAGTACATCGACACCGTGTCAGGGCTGAGTGACAGGAAG TTTCAGAAGCCGCAGGAGCAGTACCCCCCCTTCCGCTTCGGCACCGTCCCCAACGGCAGCACCGAGAGGAACATCCGCAGCAACTATCCCGACATGCACACCCACATGGTCAAGTACAACCAGCGCTCCGTGGAGGACGCCCTCACCAGCCTCAAAATGGG GAAGCTGGATGCCTTCATCTACGACGCAGCGGTGCTCAACTACATGGCAGGCAAAGACGAGGGCTGCAAGCTGGTGACCATCGGCAGTGGGAAGGTGTTTGCCACCACGGGCTACGGCATCGCCCTGCAGAAGGACTCGCGTTGGAAGCGAGCCATCGACCTGGCCCTGCTCCAGTTCCTGGGAGACG GTGAGACCCAGAAGCTGGAGACGGTTTGGCTGTCAGGGATCTGCCAGAATGAGAAGAATGAAGTGATGAGCAGTAAGCTGGACATCGACAACATGGCCGGGGTTTTCTACatgctgctggtggccatggggctgaGCCTGCTGGTCTTTGCCTGGGAGCACCTCGTCTACTGGAAGCTGCGTCATTCCGTCCCCAAATCCCACAAGCTTGACTTCCTCCTGGCCATCAGCAGG GGCATCTACAGCTGCTTCAGTGGGGTGCAGACCCTGGCGAGCCCCGGGCGGGCGCCCACGCCCGATGTCACCGCCAGCTCGGCCCAGGCCAACGTGCTGAAGATGCTGCAGGCGGCCAAGGAGATGGTGTCGACGGCCAGTGTGGGCGGCTCGCTGGAGCAGGCCACCCGCACCATCGAggactggagcagccacagcGAGCGCCTCCAGACCACCTTCTCCCTGAGGACACCCCAACTGGTGGTGCAGAacagcaccggcgcccaccggggCCCCCCCTACAGCACGGCCCCCACCGAGAGGCTGGGGAGAGCCAGTGCTCCCAAGGGTGCTCCCCTGGGGCTGCCGCTGCCGCAGCCCATCCCCGTGGACTCACGGCTGCCCGGGGAGGAGAAGTGGAGAGGGACAAATGAGCATGTCCCCCGCCTCCTCCACCCCCTGAAGTTTCGGGATGGCTGTGCAGGGGATGAAACCCTCCTGGGTTTCCCCCACCTCCTAGTGAAGACCACCTCCCCTGGGGGCGATATTGGGGAGCAGGCACTGATGGGGAACCACATCGGGGCTCCCCTCCCGCCTCCCACATCCCCCAGGGACCTCCCGCCGCCAGACATCTACAGGGAGCACAAGCGGCCATCGGGAAGGGGGGAGCGGCTGCAAAacacccccctgctcccaggagatgggggacagaggggctcAGGGACACTGCCCCAGCTGCCCTCGGCGGCAGAGAAGAGGCGGGAGGTGGGCAGCCCCTTCCTGCCTCCATCCTGCCCCCGCGGAGCCTTCCCCAAAGCCACCAGGACTTGCAGAGCTGGGGGCGAGCTGGCCCGGCCGGAGGCTGCGGTGATGGAGCGGGAGAAGCCGAGCCGGTGGGCGAACTCGGCCAGGGTGCCCGGGGAGCGGGGTGAGAAGCGGTGTACGGGGGGGGTGCGACGCTGCGGTGCtgcccgcctgcccgcccgcgCCGACGTGCCCGACCTCTTCCCCGAAGCCGAGGCTGGCTACGGCTGTGGCCCCCGTTGCCCCCAGGCCACCAGCCGTCTGGCACCGCGCTCACCCATGGTCAGGCTGCCGTCCTACCGGGAGGCTTGCCGGCAAAACCCCcgtgccaccaccaccaccacgccgGCGTGCGCGCCGTATGCCTGCATGAACTCCTATGCCAACCTGCCCCTCTACCTGGGGCACCTCTCGCgggggtccccgctgccccgggagcaccctggggtgctggcGGGCTgtggccgggggccggggcgctgGGCCGGCGGCTGCAGAGACTGCGGGAGGCGTGGGGAGACGGCCTTGCTGCGGGCAGTGGGGACAGAGAGGAGGGACCCGCTGGTGGCCCGTGGGGTGACGAGTCCCTGCGCCGGCGGGTCCTGGCGGCGGGTCTCCAGCCTGGAGTCGGAGGTGtga